The Pseudomonas hefeiensis genomic sequence TCTTCGTCGGCCGCCGCTCGGTGGACATCCTCGAAGCCCAGCCACTGAAACGTAAACTGGTGGGTTTCAGCCTGCCCAAAGGCAGCCTGCAACCGTTGGAAGGCCACCTGGTGCTTAACGGCCCGGACATCAGCGGCAACGTCACCTCCTGCGAGTATTCCGCCTCCCTGGGCAAGATCATCGGCCTGGCCTACGCCGGCATCGACCAGAGCACACCAGGGCAACGAATTCCGATCCGTGTCGAAGGCGGCATCGTGGTCCAGGCCGAGGTGGTGCAGTTGCCCTTCTTCGATCCCGACAACCAACGCCAGGAGCTTTGAGTCATGACCAGTCTGAGAGAACAACACAGCATCGCCCGACAAGCCTTGGCACCGTTGCCGGGGTGCCGCCTGGCGGACCTGACCGACCTGCCGCGGGTCGGTTTCCGCGGCGCCTACAGTGCCGAGTACCTGCGCAGCCGCGGCTTCGTCCTGCCAGATGCGCCCAACCGTGCGGTGATTCAAGCCGATGGCAGTCAGGTGGCACGGCTGTCGCAGACCGAATACCTGCTGCTGGGCAGTCCCGAGGATCAGGGCCAACGAATGGCCGATGAAGAAGCCCGCTGGGAGCTCGATCACCAAGCCAACTATCTGCTGCCTCGTCAGGACAGCCATGCCTGTTTTCAACTGACGGGGGATCATCTGAGCGAAGTATTGGCCAAGCTCTGTGGGGTTGATCTGAGCCCGCAGGCGTTCGGCCCGGGAGCTGTAGTTCAATCGTCGGCGGCACGCATCAACGTGATTGTCATCAATTCAGGTGCCGTGCAGCAGGCGAGCTTGCACATCCTCTGTGACCGGGCGTCGCAGGAGTATTTTCGGGGAGCGTTGGAGGATGCAATGCAGGAATATTAGCCGCGCACTGGCAGATTCGGTTGGCGCCATCTCTGACCGATCAGAGTACGAAGGTAAGCGTCCGACCTGTTGGCGCCGACTCCGAATTGACCCAGTTACCGAGATCTCTCTGACCCAGCCTGATTCCTCGCGAACCAATACTGTGTTGGATTTGTGCGGATTTGAAGATGGGTCAGTCTTGCGTCGGCACGTGGAGCAATTCGGCATCGGCGTCAACACACTCATCCCAAACACCACGCATCAGTTCCTTCAGCAGCAGCGCCTCGCCCCAGCGATCCGTTATATCGCGCCCATCACTCCCCGTGATCGCATAGGGTGGCGGGCCAAGCTCGCAGGTGAAGGACAGGCTCGCGGGTGTGTTCGGTCGCGCCAGCCAATCCTTGATTCCGTAACGCCACCAGCCCAGAAACCGGTCCAGCCAGGGGCGATGCTGGGCGAAGGTCAAGGGCACCTGGACCTGCTCACTATTAGCGACCCGCCCATGAAAACCCCAACTGTGTCGCAAGATGGTGTGAATCTGTTCGTCGTCTTCGGCCGCGGCCGGCTCAGGCAATTCGCGGCCCACGACGTAATGGGACAAGTCAGCCAACAACTTGAGGTCGGGCATCTGCGCGAGCAAATCGAGGGTGAACAACAGGTCACTGGTGAGACGATAGCGGTGGGTTTCCAGCAGGATCGGAAAGTCCACCTGCTCGGCCAGACGCTGCCAGCCTTCGATCATAGTGATCGCCTGTGCCAGCGTGCGCGGCCGGACGTCGGCTTGCAGCGTGAGGTGGTGGCAGCCGTAGCGAGAGGCCACCTCAAGCGCTTGCGCCAAGTCACTCACGGTGCGGGGAAACAGTTGACCTTCGATTTGCAGGCCTTGCGCCTTGGCAGCGGCATGCAGACGTTCGGCCTGTGGCGCGATCCAGAAATGGTCGGTGACCCCATCGAAGCCAGCAGCGGCAATCTTCTCCACCTGCGCCTCAAGGGAAAGATCGCATTGACCACGGTGATCTTGCATGGCCCACAGGGACTGAAACACCAGGAATTCACGCATGTCAGGGCCTTAGCAGATGTTTGAGCGACACATCGGCGTCGGCCAATGCGTCCACAGAGAGTGGGGTCAGGTTGGCAATCAGCCGTTCACATAACTTGATGTCCTTGGCAACGCTGTTGCCCTGCCCCCAGCCGCAGGCACCTTGCAAACGTTGCTCGGTGTCCAGGTAGAACAGCAGCAGACCACCGCCTGCCAGGGTGCGAACGGCCGAAGGTGGCGTCGGTGAGATCACGCCCACCGTCTGTAAGCCCCAGTCGTACTGATCAGACCAGAAGCCGGGAACCCCCTCGAACGGCAGCTCGCCGCCCAACAGATTCAATGCCGCGTGACGGCCCTGGGTCTCGGCATTGCGCCAGGTTTCCTGGCGCTGGAATAACGCATCGGCGTGCAGGCGAAACTCACACACATCGCCGGCAGCAAAGATGTCTGGCGCGCTGGTGCGCAACTGGGCATCGACTCGAATTCCCTGGCCCACCTCAAGCCCCGCCGCTGCGGCCAATTCGATGTTGGGTTGCATGCCGATACCGACTACCACCCAGTCACAGGGCAGCACCTGGCCGTCCACCAGTTGCACCGCCTCAGCGCGTTCGATGCCTTGTACCCTTTCAAGCGCTACGTTCAGCCGAACATCCACGCCCTGTTGCCGATGCAACTCCAACAAGGCCTGGGACACGGCTTCAGGCAATACTCGCCCGGCCAGTCGTGGCCCGGCTTCCAGCAACGTCACCTGACAGCCCAGGGTTCGGGCCGTTGCCGCGACTTCGAGGCCGATAAAGCCACCGCCGACAATCACCAGGCGCGTGCCGGGCCTCAATGCGCTGCGCAGGGCCAGGGCTTCGTCATGGGTGCGCAGGTAAAGCACGTTGGACAGAGGTTCAGGCACCAGGGACAAGCGACGCGCTCTACCCCCGGTCGCCAGCAGTAATCGGCTGTAGGACAGCCAACGTCCGTCGGTCAATTGCAGGCGGTGGTGCTGCGGATCCAGGCTTTTTACCGGGTTGCCCGCCAGGTGTTCGATGTTCAGTTCAGTGAGCCGGCTATCCCGCCACAGGCTGCAATCGTCCAGGTTCATCGTACCCTGCAGCAAGCCCTTGGAAAGCGGAGGACGCTCGTACGGCAAATGGAGTTCATCGCCGATCAGGATCAGCCGACCGGTATAACCCTGCTCGCGCAAGGTCAGCGCCGTGCGGCCACCGGCATGGCCGGCGCCGACGATAATCAGTGGAGCATTCATGGCGTGCACTCCTGGCGGTCAAGCCGAAATGGCGAGCAGAACCCGTCCCGCGTCGACCCGTACCGGATAGGTCTTGAGATTGACGCACACCGGCGCCCCCAAGGCTTTGCCGGTGCGATAGTCAAAGCGCCCGTTGTGCTTGGGGCACTCGATGACGTGGTCCATCACCAGGCCGTCAGCCAGGTGGATCGACTCGTGAGTACACAGGCCAGCAGTGGCAAAAAATTCGTTGTCAGCAGAGCGGTAGATAGCATAGGTATGCGGACCGTGGTCGAAGCGAATGACGTCTTCTTCATTGATTTCGCCCACGGCGCATACATCGATCCATTGATCGTTCATGGCGTTTTCTCTTGTTCGGGATACAGCCGGAAGGTGTCAGCCCAAGGTGGCTTCAGCCTGTGGATGAGCGTCGGTGGCAGGCCTTGAGCTACCGACAGGGCGTCGCACGAAATACGTCGGGTCCTTGCGCTGCTTCAAGAGGGTCGGAATGATTTCCTTGAAGGCCTCACCTATGTTGGCGTAAGGCGGCGGGCAGTCGTGGCGGATCTCTTCATGGAGTTGCGCCAGGGCGTGGTACGGCACCATCGGGTACATGTGGTGCTCAAGGTGATAATTCATGTTCATGTACAGAAAGCGCAGTAACCGGTTCATATAGATGGTGCGGCAGTTGCTGCGGTGGTCCAGCAC encodes the following:
- a CDS encoding sarcosine oxidase subunit gamma codes for the protein MTSLREQHSIARQALAPLPGCRLADLTDLPRVGFRGAYSAEYLRSRGFVLPDAPNRAVIQADGSQVARLSQTEYLLLGSPEDQGQRMADEEARWELDHQANYLLPRQDSHACFQLTGDHLSEVLAKLCGVDLSPQAFGPGAVVQSSAARINVIVINSGAVQQASLHILCDRASQEYFRGALEDAMQEY
- a CDS encoding sugar phosphate isomerase/epimerase family protein encodes the protein MREFLVFQSLWAMQDHRGQCDLSLEAQVEKIAAAGFDGVTDHFWIAPQAERLHAAAKAQGLQIEGQLFPRTVSDLAQALEVASRYGCHHLTLQADVRPRTLAQAITMIEGWQRLAEQVDFPILLETHRYRLTSDLLFTLDLLAQMPDLKLLADLSHYVVGRELPEPAAAEDDEQIHTILRHSWGFHGRVANSEQVQVPLTFAQHRPWLDRFLGWWRYGIKDWLARPNTPASLSFTCELGPPPYAITGSDGRDITDRWGEALLLKELMRGVWDECVDADAELLHVPTQD
- a CDS encoding NAD(P)/FAD-dependent oxidoreductase: MNAPLIIVGAGHAGGRTALTLREQGYTGRLILIGDELHLPYERPPLSKGLLQGTMNLDDCSLWRDSRLTELNIEHLAGNPVKSLDPQHHRLQLTDGRWLSYSRLLLATGGRARRLSLVPEPLSNVLYLRTHDEALALRSALRPGTRLVIVGGGFIGLEVAATARTLGCQVTLLEAGPRLAGRVLPEAVSQALLELHRQQGVDVRLNVALERVQGIERAEAVQLVDGQVLPCDWVVVGIGMQPNIELAAAAGLEVGQGIRVDAQLRTSAPDIFAAGDVCEFRLHADALFQRQETWRNAETQGRHAALNLLGGELPFEGVPGFWSDQYDWGLQTVGVISPTPPSAVRTLAGGGLLLFYLDTEQRLQGACGWGQGNSVAKDIKLCERLIANLTPLSVDALADADVSLKHLLRP
- a CDS encoding MocE family 2Fe-2S type ferredoxin, which produces MNDQWIDVCAVGEINEEDVIRFDHGPHTYAIYRSADNEFFATAGLCTHESIHLADGLVMDHVIECPKHNGRFDYRTGKALGAPVCVNLKTYPVRVDAGRVLLAISA